A window of Deinococcus cellulosilyticus NBRC 106333 = KACC 11606 contains these coding sequences:
- the odhB gene encoding 2-oxoglutarate dehydrogenase complex dihydrolipoyllysine-residue succinyltransferase, protein MVDVKVPVFSESVSEGTLLGWKKQKGQAVAKGDVLIEIETDKVVLEVYAQESGVLTETFKNEGDTVTSEEVIAKVDTAATAGAGSAPAATPAAPEEPKKDSAKAELPQGPTQVHSTSGDLSPAVRKLVAESGVNPAEVQATGPKGNITKGDVLTHIQTGGSKPAAVAPQVEIPAGARPEQRVPMTRIRQTISKRLKEVQNTAAILTTFNEVDMKPIMDLRKKYQDEFVKKHGIKLGFMSFFVRAATEALKQYPIINASVDGNDIIYHGYYDIGIAVASERGLVVPILRNTDQSTLADIEKQIGEYAQKAKNGKLGLEDMTGGTFSITNGGTFGSMMSTPILNAPQSAILGMHNIIERPVAENGQVVIRPMMYIAMSYDHRIIDGREAVLFLVTIKKLLEDPARLLLDL, encoded by the coding sequence ATTGTTGACGTAAAAGTTCCCGTATTCTCAGAGTCCGTGAGCGAAGGCACCCTGCTGGGGTGGAAGAAACAAAAAGGTCAGGCCGTGGCCAAGGGCGACGTGCTGATCGAAATCGAGACCGACAAGGTGGTTCTGGAAGTGTACGCCCAGGAGTCTGGCGTGCTCACCGAAACCTTTAAGAATGAAGGGGACACCGTCACCAGTGAAGAAGTGATCGCAAAAGTCGACACGGCTGCCACTGCCGGTGCGGGATCTGCTCCTGCTGCAACCCCTGCAGCCCCCGAAGAACCCAAAAAAGACAGCGCCAAGGCCGAGCTGCCCCAGGGTCCCACCCAGGTCCACTCCACCAGTGGCGACCTCTCCCCTGCCGTGCGCAAGCTCGTGGCCGAGAGCGGCGTGAACCCCGCAGAAGTACAGGCCACCGGACCCAAAGGCAACATCACCAAGGGTGACGTGCTGACCCACATCCAGACCGGCGGAAGCAAACCCGCCGCTGTGGCTCCTCAGGTCGAGATTCCCGCAGGTGCACGTCCTGAGCAGCGCGTGCCCATGACCCGCATCCGCCAGACCATCTCCAAACGTCTGAAGGAAGTGCAGAACACCGCCGCCATCCTGACCACCTTCAACGAAGTGGACATGAAACCCATCATGGACCTGCGCAAGAAGTACCAGGATGAGTTCGTCAAGAAGCACGGCATCAAACTTGGCTTCATGAGCTTCTTCGTGCGTGCCGCCACCGAGGCCCTCAAGCAGTACCCCATCATCAATGCCAGTGTGGACGGAAATGACATCATCTACCACGGGTACTACGACATCGGCATTGCCGTGGCCAGTGAGCGCGGTCTGGTGGTGCCCATCCTGCGCAACACCGACCAGTCCACCCTCGCCGACATCGAGAAGCAGATCGGTGAATACGCCCAGAAAGCCAAGAACGGCAAACTGGGTCTCGAAGACATGACCGGAGGCACCTTCTCCATCACCAACGGGGGAACCTTCGGCAGCATGATGAGCACCCCCATCCTGAACGCCCCCCAGAGCGCCATTCTGGGCATGCACAACATCATCGAGCGCCCCGTGGCCGAAAACGGTCAGGTGGTCATTCGCCCCATGATGTACATCGCCATGAGTTACGACCACCGCATCATCGACGGACGCGAAGCCGTGCTGTTCCTGGTCACCATCAAGAAACTGCTGGAAGACCCTGCCCGTCTGCTGCTGGATCTGTAA
- a CDS encoding 2-oxoglutarate dehydrogenase E1 component — MKSAESTIMYGGSASFLEALYEDYLGDPSSVAPEWRRFFEGNGAPTDTPHSPVQQAFLTLGQKPLLRFTGLNGHTAVATKEGKANTGISAYIAAYRLLGHLRAKINPLDLRKEEDVPELSLTFYGLTDADLSSHVEDGGFKGTLAEVREQLLKTYCGSIGYEYVYIPSEERQWLQKRIEGTQGRFNFSPEARKRILRKLTSAEGLERYLHVRYVGQKRFSLEGTETLIPMLDSIVLRAGKLGVKDVVVGMAHRGRLNVLINIFGKKPSDLFAEFDGKKTFSSDFAGDVKYHMGFSSDVQTEGGPVHLALAFNPSHLEIVNPVVAGSVRARQARLGDVEGRSTVLPIVLHGDAAVAGQGVVAETLNLAGIRGFAVGGTLHIVVNNQVGFTISDLRDARTSRYCTDVAKMIDAPVFHVNADDPEACVWAAELALDYRQTFHKDVFIDLIGYRKLGHNESDDPSMTQPMMYRKIQAHPGTRALYGQTLAKEGIIAESDANTYVEEYRAALEKGDTVADAVETDFNAERSKAWKSVLGTHWTAEANTAVDPETLKKVGYAITTIPDSFKLHRGVERVAKARRDMIDGKQPLDWGMAENLAYGTLLNEGYNVRLCGEDAGRGTFTHRHAVWHNQLTEDIPEGEEYLTLAHVSENQGRVEVIDSTLSEEAVLAYEYGYAATDPSTLVLWEAQFGDFANCAQPVIDQFISSSEAKWGRLAGLVMLLPHGYEGQGPEHSSARLERFMQLTAQDNIQVVVPSTPAQVFHMLRRQIIRNYRKPLIVMTGKSLLRNPLCVSPLEDLTNGKFQEIIPDTAAVREDVNRVVLCSGKLYWELFKAREEAGLKNVAIVRIEQLYPFAHDQLKAILEQYPNAEVVWAQEEPRNMGAWMFVREDIEQSMQGGQTLKDATRPRSASPAVGYTSKHNQEQQDVIQRALGLK, encoded by the coding sequence ATGAAGTCAGCCGAGAGCACGATCATGTACGGAGGCAGCGCCAGTTTTCTGGAAGCCCTGTACGAAGATTATCTGGGTGACCCCTCTTCGGTAGCGCCTGAGTGGCGCCGTTTTTTTGAGGGAAATGGTGCACCCACCGACACCCCCCACTCTCCAGTGCAGCAAGCCTTCCTGACCCTCGGTCAGAAGCCCCTCTTGCGGTTCACTGGGCTCAATGGTCACACTGCCGTGGCGACCAAAGAAGGCAAGGCCAACACCGGCATCTCTGCCTACATTGCTGCATACCGCCTGCTGGGCCACCTGCGAGCGAAAATCAATCCCCTCGACCTGCGCAAGGAAGAGGACGTTCCCGAGCTGTCTCTCACCTTCTACGGGCTGACCGATGCAGACCTGTCTTCCCATGTGGAAGATGGTGGTTTCAAGGGCACCCTCGCAGAGGTCCGGGAACAACTGCTGAAAACCTACTGTGGTTCCATCGGGTACGAGTATGTGTACATTCCTTCCGAAGAACGCCAGTGGCTGCAAAAGCGTATTGAGGGCACCCAGGGCCGTTTCAACTTCAGTCCTGAGGCCAGAAAGCGCATCCTGCGCAAACTGACCAGTGCTGAGGGTCTGGAGCGTTACCTGCATGTGCGTTACGTGGGGCAGAAACGCTTCTCCCTGGAAGGCACCGAAACCCTGATCCCCATGCTGGACAGCATCGTGCTGCGTGCAGGCAAACTGGGCGTCAAGGACGTGGTGGTCGGGATGGCCCACCGTGGCCGTCTGAACGTGCTGATCAACATTTTCGGCAAGAAACCCAGCGACCTGTTCGCTGAATTCGATGGCAAGAAGACCTTCTCCAGCGATTTTGCCGGAGACGTGAAATACCACATGGGCTTCTCTTCTGACGTGCAGACCGAGGGTGGCCCTGTGCACCTTGCGCTGGCCTTCAACCCCTCTCACCTGGAAATCGTGAACCCTGTGGTGGCCGGATCGGTCCGTGCCCGTCAGGCCCGCCTCGGTGACGTGGAAGGCCGCTCCACTGTGCTCCCCATTGTGCTGCACGGTGACGCAGCTGTGGCCGGTCAGGGCGTGGTCGCTGAGACCCTTAACCTTGCTGGCATTCGTGGTTTTGCTGTGGGTGGGACCCTGCACATCGTGGTGAACAACCAGGTGGGCTTCACCATCTCTGACCTCAGGGATGCCCGCACCAGCCGTTACTGCACCGATGTGGCCAAGATGATCGACGCTCCGGTGTTCCACGTGAACGCGGATGATCCTGAAGCCTGCGTGTGGGCCGCTGAACTGGCCCTGGACTACCGCCAGACCTTCCACAAGGATGTGTTCATCGACCTGATCGGTTACCGCAAACTCGGGCACAACGAGAGCGACGACCCCAGCATGACCCAGCCCATGATGTACCGCAAGATCCAGGCCCACCCTGGAACCCGCGCACTGTACGGACAGACACTGGCAAAAGAAGGCATCATCGCTGAAAGCGACGCCAACACCTACGTTGAAGAGTACCGGGCTGCGCTGGAAAAAGGCGACACCGTTGCCGATGCTGTTGAAACCGACTTCAATGCCGAGCGCTCAAAAGCCTGGAAATCCGTCCTGGGCACCCACTGGACGGCAGAAGCCAACACAGCTGTGGACCCTGAGACCCTCAAAAAGGTCGGTTACGCCATCACCACCATCCCCGACAGCTTCAAGCTGCACCGTGGGGTCGAGCGTGTCGCCAAAGCCCGCCGGGACATGATCGACGGCAAACAACCCCTGGACTGGGGCATGGCCGAAAACCTCGCTTACGGCACCCTGCTGAACGAGGGCTACAATGTGCGCCTGTGCGGTGAGGACGCTGGACGCGGAACCTTCACCCACCGCCATGCCGTGTGGCACAACCAGCTCACCGAGGACATCCCCGAAGGCGAAGAGTACCTGACCCTCGCCCACGTGTCCGAAAACCAGGGCCGTGTGGAAGTCATCGACTCCACCCTCTCTGAAGAAGCGGTCCTGGCCTACGAGTACGGTTATGCTGCCACCGATCCTTCCACCCTGGTCCTCTGGGAAGCCCAGTTCGGAGACTTTGCCAACTGCGCCCAGCCCGTGATTGACCAGTTCATCTCCTCCAGCGAAGCCAAATGGGGCCGTCTGGCAGGACTGGTGATGCTGCTCCCCCACGGTTACGAAGGACAGGGTCCCGAGCACTCCAGCGCCCGTCTGGAACGCTTCATGCAGCTCACCGCCCAGGACAACATTCAGGTGGTGGTGCCCTCCACCCCTGCGCAGGTCTTCCACATGCTGCGCCGCCAGATCATCCGCAATTACCGCAAACCGCTGATTGTGATGACCGGAAAGAGCCTTCTGAGAAACCCCCTGTGTGTGTCCCCTCTGGAAGACCTCACAAACGGCAAGTTCCAGGAGATCATTCCTGACACTGCTGCTGTCAGAGAAGACGTCAACCGTGTGGTGCTGTGCTCCGGCAAACTGTACTGGGAACTCTTCAAAGCCCGTGAAGAAGCAGGCCTGAAGAATGTCGCCATCGTGCGCATCGAGCAGCTCTACCCCTTTGCACATGACCAGCTGAAGGCCATTCTTGAGCAGTACCCGAATGCCGAAGTGGTGTGGGCCCAGGAAGAACCCCGCAACATGGGGGCATGGATGTTCGTGCGTGAAGACATCGAACAGAGCATGCAAGGTGGTCAGACCCTGAAGGACGCCACCCGTCCCCGCAGTGCAAGCCCTGCAGTGGGTTACACCAGCAAGCACAACCAGGAGCAGCAGGACGTGATCCAGCGCGCCCTGGGATTAAAATAA
- a CDS encoding cyclin-dependent kinase inhibitor 3 family protein has product MPSDNPILAPHVPDTRIHMTFAPGKKGKGTWSGTVHNRDLQTDLMRLRDTYGTTHLITLVEDFELADLQIPHLRKETLSLGMEHLHFPITDLSVPDDLDAFEGFVEELKTTYQSGATFTIHCVGGLGRTGLLAAILLQELHGYSPEDSVVAVRAARNGTIQTKEQEQFVLGWRK; this is encoded by the coding sequence ATGCCCAGCGACAACCCCATTCTGGCCCCCCATGTTCCTGACACCCGCATTCACATGACTTTTGCTCCGGGCAAGAAAGGAAAGGGAACATGGTCTGGTACAGTGCACAATCGGGATTTGCAGACCGACCTGATGCGCCTGCGAGACACTTACGGCACCACCCACCTGATCACCCTGGTGGAGGATTTTGAGCTGGCAGACCTGCAGATTCCCCACCTGCGCAAAGAAACCCTGAGCCTGGGGATGGAGCATCTGCATTTTCCGATCACAGATTTGAGTGTTCCAGATGATCTGGATGCATTTGAGGGCTTTGTGGAGGAGTTAAAAACCACCTATCAGTCTGGAGCCACCTTCACCATTCATTGCGTGGGCGGACTGGGGCGTACAGGGCTTCTGGCAGCCATCTTGCTTCAGGAACTCCATGGGTACAGTCCTGAGGATTCAGTGGTTGCTGTCAGAGCAGCACGCAATGGCACCATCCAGACCAAAGAACAGGAACAATTTGTGCTGGGGTGGAGGAAGTAA
- a CDS encoding GNAT family N-acetyltransferase, which yields MIEIRELRDHTGVTRIQELQALVWGRSELDIVPQGLTVAFMYQGGLVAGAFDGDLMIGFVMGIPTADPEKQHSHMLGVIPEYRGTDVAVRLKRFQRDWCLSRGIERVVWSFDPMRSVNANFNLRKLGAVVREYHPNLYGQMSGVNAGVDSDRVIAEWNLLAPQVYERIYAPPVTPGIQHLNCINSGLENHLDLQEDTLVYRLPEDFGALVREDLEGARAWRAAGREALMHYLKQGYFLSDFVRQGGNFYVLKREG from the coding sequence ATGATCGAAATCCGTGAACTCCGGGACCACACCGGAGTGACCCGCATCCAGGAGTTGCAGGCCCTGGTGTGGGGCCGCAGTGAACTGGATATTGTTCCGCAAGGGCTCACTGTGGCTTTCATGTACCAGGGGGGTCTGGTGGCCGGGGCCTTTGATGGCGACCTGATGATCGGATTTGTGATGGGCATTCCTACAGCCGACCCCGAGAAGCAGCATTCCCACATGCTCGGGGTGATCCCCGAGTACCGTGGGACGGATGTGGCGGTGCGGCTCAAACGGTTTCAGCGGGACTGGTGCCTGTCCAGAGGCATTGAACGTGTGGTGTGGAGTTTTGATCCCATGCGCTCGGTGAATGCCAACTTCAACCTGCGCAAGCTCGGGGCGGTGGTCCGGGAGTACCATCCCAACCTCTATGGCCAGATGAGCGGGGTGAATGCGGGGGTGGACAGCGACCGGGTGATTGCCGAATGGAACCTGCTTGCCCCCCAGGTGTACGAACGGATTTATGCACCTCCAGTCACACCAGGCATTCAGCACCTGAATTGCATCAATTCTGGTCTGGAGAACCATCTGGATCTGCAGGAAGACACCCTGGTGTACCGGCTCCCAGAAGATTTCGGTGCCCTGGTCAGGGAGGATCTGGAAGGTGCCCGGGCCTGGCGGGCAGCAGGCAGAGAAGCCCTGATGCATTACCTGAAACAGGGGTACTTCCTTTCGGATTTTGTGCGGCAGGGTGGAAACTTCTACGTGCTGAAGCGGGAGGGATGA
- a CDS encoding pyridoxamine 5'-phosphate oxidase family protein has product MSDPKNTAHQEFLAKIHSLLKDIRIAMLTTQHEGGELYSRPMATQEAEFDGTLYFLTSKKSGKISDLLNFPKVNLAYSHPGKNSFVSISGRAQLLNDREKIEELWNPINAAFFPDGKDDPDIVVIKVEADSAEYWDSPSSKIVQAYSFIKTAVTGNHDHAGENERQKI; this is encoded by the coding sequence ATGTCTGATCCCAAAAACACTGCCCATCAGGAATTTCTTGCCAAAATCCATTCCCTCTTAAAAGACATCCGCATCGCCATGCTCACCACCCAGCACGAAGGGGGAGAGCTGTACAGCCGCCCCATGGCCACCCAGGAAGCCGAATTTGACGGGACCCTGTACTTCCTGACCAGCAAAAAATCCGGCAAGATCAGTGATCTGCTGAACTTCCCGAAAGTCAATCTGGCCTACAGCCATCCTGGCAAGAACAGCTTTGTGAGCATATCAGGCCGGGCACAGCTGCTGAACGACAGAGAAAAGATTGAAGAACTCTGGAACCCCATCAATGCCGCTTTCTTCCCTGATGGCAAAGATGATCCCGACATTGTGGTCATCAAAGTCGAAGCCGACAGCGCTGAATACTGGGACAGCCCCAGCAGCAAGATTGTGCAGGCCTACAGTTTCATCAAGACTGCTGTCACTGGCAACCACGATCACGCAGGCGAAAACGAACGCCAGAAGATCTGA
- a CDS encoding amino acid ABC transporter ATP-binding protein, translating into MGYQYPARLQNAKDIIIADKVNKHYGSYHALRDVSIQVKQGEVVVIIGPSGSGKSTFIRTINHLEQHQSGKIVVDGIELNNDVKNIDQIRREVGMVFQQFNLFPHLTVLQNITLAPMRVRKWDKAKAESKAYELLDRVGIREQALKYPAQLSGGQQQRVAIARA; encoded by the coding sequence ATGGGTTACCAGTATCCTGCACGGCTGCAAAACGCGAAAGACATCATCATTGCCGACAAGGTCAACAAACACTACGGCAGTTACCACGCCCTCAGAGACGTCAGCATTCAGGTCAAACAGGGCGAGGTTGTCGTCATCATCGGCCCCAGTGGAAGTGGCAAGAGCACGTTCATTCGCACCATCAACCACCTGGAGCAGCACCAGAGCGGCAAGATCGTGGTGGACGGGATTGAGCTGAACAACGACGTGAAGAACATCGACCAGATCAGAAGGGAAGTGGGAATGGTGTTCCAGCAGTTCAACCTGTTCCCGCACCTCACCGTCTTGCAGAACATCACGCTGGCCCCGATGAGGGTACGCAAGTGGGACAAAGCAAAGGCAGAGAGCAAAGCGTATGAGTTGCTGGACCGGGTGGGGATCAGAGAGCAAGCGTTGAAGTACCCTGCACAACTCTCCGGGGGCCAGCAGCAACGGGTGGCGATTGCCCGAGC
- a CDS encoding pyridoxal phosphate-dependent aminotransferase, translating to MRELNPVLQTFRDSPFTQMTLRAMDLGAVNLGQGFPDHAPPAFVQEALRESFSGPQQYAPVAGLMTLREELAQDAEKRLGLKLNPATEVTITAGATEAVQGALQGILQQGDEVIVLEPTYDMYAPQVKLAGGIPVFVALRFEGGYQLDVDALKAAITEKTRVIILNTPHNPTGKVFTRAELQAIADLALVHDLYVISDEVYDRLTFEVEHLCIHTLEGMQERTITVGSAGKTFAVTGWRVGWAFASERLTKALRGVHQWVSFCAPSPLQHATMLALKTAQTFDYSGSVQQGYIQKRDFLSASLKDAGFPVYQPEGGYFVVADVSHLGLSEQAACDWMLTEVGVASIPMGVFYNQGGSPFAGLRFAFCKGQETLEQAAERLYAGCKVL from the coding sequence ATGCGGGAACTCAACCCTGTTTTGCAGACTTTCAGAGACAGCCCTTTCACCCAGATGACCCTCCGTGCCATGGATCTTGGTGCAGTGAATCTGGGGCAGGGTTTCCCAGACCATGCTCCTCCAGCTTTCGTGCAGGAGGCCCTGAGGGAATCTTTTTCTGGGCCTCAACAATATGCACCTGTTGCAGGATTGATGACCCTGAGGGAAGAACTGGCCCAGGATGCAGAAAAACGTCTGGGTCTGAAACTGAATCCTGCCACCGAGGTCACCATCACTGCAGGCGCAACAGAGGCAGTGCAGGGAGCACTTCAGGGCATTTTGCAGCAGGGCGACGAAGTGATCGTTCTGGAGCCCACCTACGACATGTATGCCCCCCAGGTGAAGCTCGCTGGAGGCATTCCCGTTTTCGTGGCCCTGAGATTTGAAGGTGGCTATCAACTGGATGTGGATGCACTGAAAGCAGCCATCACGGAAAAAACCAGGGTCATCATCCTGAACACCCCTCACAATCCCACAGGGAAGGTGTTCACCAGAGCAGAGTTGCAGGCCATTGCAGACCTGGCCTTGGTGCATGACCTGTATGTGATTTCAGATGAGGTCTATGACCGACTGACTTTTGAAGTGGAGCACCTGTGCATTCACACGCTGGAAGGGATGCAGGAGCGGACCATCACTGTGGGCAGTGCAGGCAAGACTTTTGCGGTGACAGGCTGGAGGGTGGGATGGGCCTTTGCCAGCGAAAGGCTTACAAAAGCCCTCAGGGGTGTGCACCAGTGGGTCTCTTTCTGTGCTCCCAGTCCTTTGCAACATGCCACCATGCTGGCCCTGAAGACTGCACAGACCTTTGACTATTCTGGGAGCGTTCAACAGGGCTACATCCAGAAGCGGGATTTCCTGAGTGCTTCCCTGAAAGACGCTGGTTTTCCGGTCTACCAGCCTGAGGGAGGTTACTTTGTGGTGGCCGATGTCTCCCATCTGGGTCTGAGCGAGCAGGCCGCATGTGACTGGATGCTCACAGAAGTTGGGGTGGCTTCCATTCCGATGGGGGTCTTTTACAATCAGGGGGGCAGTCCATTTGCAGGCCTGAGGTTTGCCTTCTGTAAGGGGCAAGAGACCCTGGAGCAGGCCGCAGAGCGATTGTATGCTGGATGCAAAGTCCTGTGA
- the lpdA gene encoding dihydrolipoyl dehydrogenase, whose translation MSEYDVLVIGGGPGGYVAAIRAAQLGFKVACVDAFSNKEGKQSLGGTCLNVGCIPSKALLDSTHKLEAVQHEYADHGIEVSGVKLDLAKLMARKDGIVKQLTGGIQMLFKKNKVTAYHGYGTLDRKEGEQWVVKVGEEELKAKHVILATGSKPRELPFFKFGGNILDNVGALSLDQVPAKLGVIGAGVIGLELGSVWRRMGSEVTALEAGGFLEIADEGIAKEALRHFQKQGMKIILNVKISKVEDLGDRVVVTYTDPSGEQTYECDKLIASVGRIPNTDNLGAEKVGLELTERGFIKIDEHYHTNLKGVYAIGDVVGGLMLAHKAEDEGVACAELIAGQAGHVNYDCVPSVIYTSPEIAWVGPTEKQLKDKGVEYKAGTFKFIANGRALAHDDTRGFVKIIADAKTDRLIAAHMIGPSVSELIAEVVTVMEFGGSAEDLARTVHAHPTLSEVVKEAAMGVDKRMIHS comes from the coding sequence ATGTCCGAATACGATGTTTTGGTGATCGGTGGTGGCCCCGGTGGTTACGTGGCGGCCATTCGCGCTGCCCAATTGGGCTTCAAGGTGGCCTGTGTGGACGCTTTCAGCAACAAGGAAGGCAAGCAGTCCCTGGGCGGAACCTGCCTGAACGTGGGATGCATTCCCTCCAAGGCCCTGCTGGACTCCACCCACAAACTGGAAGCCGTGCAGCATGAATATGCAGACCACGGCATCGAGGTTTCAGGGGTCAAACTGGACCTCGCGAAACTGATGGCCCGCAAAGACGGCATCGTCAAGCAACTGACCGGCGGCATCCAGATGCTGTTCAAGAAGAACAAGGTCACCGCCTACCACGGGTACGGCACCCTGGACCGCAAGGAAGGCGAACAGTGGGTTGTGAAGGTGGGCGAAGAGGAACTGAAGGCCAAGCATGTGATTCTGGCCACCGGTTCCAAACCCCGCGAACTGCCTTTCTTCAAGTTTGGTGGCAACATCCTGGACAATGTCGGGGCACTCAGCCTCGATCAGGTGCCTGCAAAACTCGGTGTGATTGGTGCAGGGGTGATCGGTCTGGAACTCGGCAGCGTGTGGCGCCGCATGGGTTCAGAAGTGACTGCGCTCGAAGCGGGCGGCTTCCTGGAAATTGCCGATGAAGGCATTGCCAAAGAAGCCCTCCGTCACTTCCAAAAGCAGGGCATGAAGATCATCCTGAACGTCAAGATCTCCAAAGTGGAAGACCTGGGCGACAGAGTCGTGGTGACCTACACCGATCCCAGTGGAGAGCAGACCTACGAATGCGACAAACTGATCGCCTCTGTGGGCCGCATCCCCAACACCGACAACCTCGGGGCTGAAAAAGTAGGGCTGGAACTTACCGAACGGGGCTTCATCAAGATCGACGAGCACTACCACACCAACCTGAAGGGCGTGTACGCCATCGGGGACGTGGTCGGTGGCCTGATGCTGGCCCACAAGGCCGAAGATGAAGGTGTCGCCTGCGCCGAACTGATCGCCGGTCAGGCCGGACACGTGAATTACGACTGCGTTCCCAGCGTGATTTACACCAGCCCTGAAATTGCCTGGGTGGGACCCACCGAGAAGCAACTGAAAGACAAAGGTGTGGAGTACAAAGCAGGCACCTTCAAATTCATTGCCAACGGTCGCGCTCTGGCCCATGACGACACCCGTGGCTTCGTGAAGATCATTGCCGACGCCAAAACCGATCGCCTGATCGCCGCCCACATGATTGGCCCCAGCGTGTCTGAGCTGATCGCTGAAGTGGTCACCGTGATGGAATTCGGTGGAAGCGCCGAAGATCTGGCCCGCACCGTGCACGCCCACCCCACCCTCTCCGAAGTGGTGAAGGAAGCAGCGATGGGTGTGGACAAACGCATGATCCACAGCTGA
- the menC gene encoding o-succinylbenzoate synthase, with translation MKIESATLQLIELPLKFRFETSFGVQTKRTILVLTLRGEGKEGYGESVMEMLPLYREETTPGAEYLLKDVLLPRVLGKTFNNPQELGQVIAPFRGNRMAKAVLEMAFWDLWARSLNVSLSHLIGGVRKEVTVGVSLGIQPTVDDTVRAVEKHVMQGYRRIKLKIKPGWDLNIVKDTRAEFPDITLTVDANSAYSMADVRTFQKLDEYQLDYIEQPLPYEDLHDHAKLQKLIQTPLCLDESILSAEDTRKALENHAGRVINLKPARVGGVSESLKIHTVSQSFGIPLWMGGMLEAGVGRAFNIHISSLPGFTKPGDTSSASRYWETDIINEPLEAVDGLMPVPTGPGIGVTLNQDFLNTITLRKHEVRA, from the coding sequence ATGAAAATTGAATCCGCCACCCTGCAGCTCATTGAGCTTCCCCTCAAGTTTCGCTTTGAGACCTCTTTCGGTGTGCAGACCAAACGCACCATTCTGGTCCTGACCCTGAGAGGAGAGGGCAAAGAAGGGTACGGCGAGAGCGTCATGGAGATGCTGCCCCTCTACCGTGAGGAAACCACCCCGGGCGCAGAGTACCTGCTGAAAGACGTGCTGCTTCCCAGGGTGCTGGGCAAGACCTTCAACAACCCCCAGGAACTCGGACAGGTGATTGCTCCATTCAGAGGAAACCGCATGGCCAAAGCTGTACTGGAAATGGCCTTCTGGGACCTGTGGGCCAGAAGCCTGAACGTTTCCCTGTCCCACCTGATCGGAGGGGTGCGCAAGGAAGTGACGGTCGGGGTGTCTCTGGGCATTCAGCCCACCGTCGATGACACCGTGCGTGCTGTTGAAAAACACGTGATGCAGGGGTACAGGCGCATCAAACTCAAAATCAAACCCGGCTGGGACCTGAACATCGTCAAAGACACCCGTGCAGAGTTCCCGGACATCACCCTCACTGTGGATGCCAACAGTGCCTACAGCATGGCCGATGTGCGCACCTTCCAGAAGCTTGATGAATACCAGCTGGATTACATCGAGCAACCCCTCCCCTACGAAGACTTGCACGATCACGCCAAACTGCAGAAACTGATCCAGACCCCTTTGTGCCTGGACGAAAGCATTCTCAGTGCTGAGGACACCCGCAAGGCGCTGGAAAACCATGCGGGTCGGGTGATCAACCTGAAACCTGCCCGTGTGGGTGGGGTCAGCGAAAGCCTGAAGATTCATACGGTGTCCCAGTCTTTTGGCATTCCCCTGTGGATGGGTGGGATGCTGGAGGCCGGAGTGGGGCGTGCGTTCAACATCCACATTTCCAGCCTTCCCGGTTTCACCAAGCCCGGAGACACCTCCAGTGCAAGCCGCTACTGGGAAACCGACATCATCAATGAGCCTCTGGAGGCCGTGGATGGCCTGATGCCTGTTCCCACCGGTCCTGGCATTGGGGTCACCCTGAATCAGGACTTCCTGAACACCATCACCCTGCGCAAACATGAGGTCAGGGCATGA